The following proteins are encoded in a genomic region of Tachysurus fulvidraco isolate hzauxx_2018 chromosome 22, HZAU_PFXX_2.0, whole genome shotgun sequence:
- the sri gene encoding sorcin produces MNFPGYGAPAGGYPGAFPGGFPGQQQDPLFGYFTAIAGQDGQISAEELQACLTQANFSGGYKPFNLETCRLMIGMLDRDMSGSMGFNEFKELWAALNGWKQHFMSIDQDRSGTVDPQEMNQAICSMGYRMSPQAMNCIIKRYSTQGKITFDDYVACCVKLRTLTDIFRRRDQAQNGTASFQYDDFIQCTMST; encoded by the exons ATGAATTTCCCAGGTTATGGTGCTCCAGCTGGAGGATATCCAGGAGCG TTTCCTGGAGGATTCCCCGGCCAGCAGCAGGATCCTCTCTTTGGATACTTCACTGCCATCGCTGGCCAG GATGGACAGATATCTGCTGAGGAGCTCCAGGCCTGTTTAACCCAAGCAAACTTCTCTGGAGGATACAAAC CTTTCAACTTGGAGACCTGCAGGCTGATGATCGGCATGCTTGAC CGTGACATGTCAGGTAGCATGGGCTTTAATGAGTTTAAGGAGCTATGGGCGGCGCTTAATGGCTGGAAGCAGCACTTCATGTCCATTGACCAAGACAGGAGCGGGACAGTCGACCCACAGGAAATGAACCAAGCCATTTGCTCTATGG GCTATAGGATGAGTCCTCAAGCTATGAACTGCATCATCAAGCGCTACAGCACTCAAGGAAAGATCACCTTTGATGATTATGTTGCTTGCTGTGTCAAACTGAGGACCCTGACTG ATATTTTCCGCAGGAGGGACCAGGCGCAAAACGGAACGGCTTCGTTTCAGTATGACGAC TTTATCCAGTGCACTATGAGCACCTGA